A DNA window from Setaria viridis chromosome 2, Setaria_viridis_v4.0, whole genome shotgun sequence contains the following coding sequences:
- the LOC117845509 gene encoding putative disease resistance RPP13-like protein 1 — translation MESFISAIFGELTTRSINFFISKLSKPTTLDVEDRLRRVLLRAQVIIDEAKGRHITNQAMLLQLVMLGDAVHWSHYVLDTFRCQFHQEEDANNQGVSRSSSLSKVNSAMRLYSRGAKTLKDLQGALDNLSSMILDVNELVLFLTNYPCLYRQPYSMHLQLANCMFGRQLEAQLVINFLLHVQPHGADEELEVLPIVGPSYVGKSTLVAHVCKDERVRARFSEILFFHIQTFTDDELATFRDECELKHQNRVSASNLEARLLVVIELIGDLINEEAWGRLYSASKRYAPRGSKIIVTSRFDSIVKFGTTRALTLKFLPHEAYWYFFKTLTFGSMDPEMHPRLTHLAMEIAKTTLGRRGHLSANIIAHLLKDNFDVKFWSALLAFLRRYSQKLVSQFGGHPADSPNQNRPVLFERMATPSECIVLDHRCQHPSEEEIPKIKFQDVLCGSVMPRGKFDVLAWRSRIPPYHSYVYTCKIEGPKTRAVKRKRSMKNGVTNC, via the coding sequence atggagagttttattTCTGCAATCTTTGGTGAGCTGACCACTAGATCCATAAATTTCTTCATTAGCAAACTCTCCAAGCCGACAACACTAGACGTGGAGGATCGCCTCCGCAGGGTCCTGCTTCGGGCACAAGTTATCATTGACGAGGCAAAGGGGCGGCACATCACAAACCAAGCTATGCTCCTCCAGCTGGTCATGCTGGGAGACGCCGTGCACTGGAGCCATTATGTGCTCGACACCTTCAGATGCCAATTTCACCAAGAGGAGGACGCCAATAATCAGGGTGTGAGTCGCTCTTCATCTTTGTCCAAAGTAAATTCTGCAATGCGTCTCTACAGTAGAGGTGCTAAGACTTTGAAAGATCTGCAAGGGGCACTTGACAATTTGAGCTCCATGATCCTTGATGTAAATGAGCTCGTACTGTTCTTGACGAACTACCCTTGCCTGTACCGCCAGCCTTACAGCATGCATCTCCAGCTGGCCAACTGTATGTTTGGCCGCCAGTTGGAAGCACAGCTAGTCATCAACTTCCTGTTGCACGTACAGCCTCATGGCGCTGATGAAGAATTGGAGGTTCTGCCAATTGTTGGACCAAGCTATGTTGGGAAGAGCACCCTTGTCGCTCATGTTTGCAAGGATGAACGAGTACGTGCACGTTTCTCAGAAATCTTGTTCTTCCACATCCAGACTTTCACAGATGATGAGCTAGCTACTTTTAGAGATGAATGTGAACTAAAACATCaaaatcgtgtgtctgcatcGAACTTGGAGGCAAGATTGCTTGTTGTTATTGAGCTAATTGGGGATCTTATTAATGAAGAGGCATGGGGTAGGTTGTATTCTGCCTCTAAAAGGTATGCGCCAAGAGGTAGTAAAATCATAGTTACAAGCCGGTTTGACAGTATTGTAAAGTTTGGAACAACACGGGCTTTGACTCTAAAGTTTCTCCCCCATGAGGCATACTGGTATTTCTTCAAGACGCTTACATTCGGAAGCATGGATCCTGAGATGCACCCGAGGCTCACTCACCTGGCCATGGAGATAGCTAAGACGACACTGGGGCGAAGGGGCCACCTTAGCGCAAACATTATTGCTCATTTGCTAAAGGATAACTTTGACGTCAAATTTTGGTCTGCGTTGCTTGCCTTCTTGAGACGGTATTCTCAGAAGCTTGTCTCCCAATTTGGTGGGCATCCAGCTGATAGTCCAAACCAAAACAGACCTGTACTATTTGAGAGAATGGCTACGCCATCTGAATGTATTGTGCTTGATCATCGGTGTCAACACCCTTCAGAAGAGGAGATTCCAAAGATAAAATTCCAAGATGTACTATGTGGGAGCGTGATGCCTCGTGGGAAATTTGATGTCCTAGCATGGAGGTCTAGGATACCTCCTTACCATAGCTATGTCTATACTTGTAAGATTGAAGGGCCAAAAACTAGAGCTGTGAAGAGGAAGCGTTCTATGAAAAATGGAGTAACGAATTGTTAG